CGCACGTGGTGATGCTGCGCAACATCGCGCTGTCGGTGGGCAAGAACTCGCTGGTGCTGATCGACGAGATCGCCGCGGACACGGATCCGCGCGAGGGCGCGGCCATCGCCATCGCGGTGCTGGAGGAGCTGCTGACGAAGGGGGCGGTGGTGCTGGTGACCACGCACCTGGAGGAGCTCAAGGCGCTGGCGCACCTGGATCCACGCTTCCTCAACGCGCGGGTGGGCTTCGACGCGAAGCGGATGGCGCCCACGTACAAGCTGCAGCTGGGCGCGGCGGGTGCGTCGTCGGCCATCGAGGTGGCGTCGCGGATGGGGCTGCCGGAGCACATCTGCGCGCGTGCCCGGGATCTCGCGATGAACGCGGGAGGCGCGCTGGCCAAGGCGCTGGCGGCGGCGGAGGAGGACCGGCGCAAGCTGCAGGACGAGCTGGACCGGGCGAAGACGGCGGCGGAGGAGGCCGAGCGGCTGCGGGCGCAGTTGGAGGAGCAGAAGCAGCAGTTCGAGCGCGAGCGCAAGGCGCGGCTGATGCGCTTCAACGAGGAAGTGGCGGCGGCGAGCGATCAGGCGGCGACGGAAGTGCAGGAGCTGCTGAAGGTGCTGAGGGCGCAGTCCAACGAGAAGGCGGCGTCGGAGGCGAGGGCACAGCTGCTGCAGCGGGCGGAGGAGGCGAACCAGCGGGCGAAGGCGGCGAGGGCGGAGCTGTTCCAGGTGGAGGCCCCTCCTCCCGCGGAGCTGCGGGTGGGGGCGCGGGTGCGGCACTCGGGGTTGAACAAGGACGTGGAGATCCTGGAGCTGCACGGGGATCAGGTGCTGGTGGCGGCGGGCATCATGAAGATGCGCGTGCCGGTGTCGGAGCTGTCGGGCTCGAGGGTGCCCAAGCCGAAGGAGTCGAAGTTCCCGGAGCGCAACAAGCAGGTGCAGCAGTTGCAGCGGGCGAAGGCGGCGGCGCCGGAGGCGGTGGAGGCGACGAACTACCGGTGCGACGTGCGAGGCATGCGAGCCGAGGACGCGCTCTCGGAGGTGGAGTCGTTCCTGGACCGGGGGATGAGGAGTGGCGAGGAGTCGGCGCTGATCATCCACGGGCACGGCACGGGGGCGCTGCGGCAGGCGATTCGCGACTACCTGGCGGAGTCACCGTACATCCGCATGTTCCGTCCGGGAGAGAACCACGAGGGCGGAGACGGCGTCACGGTGGTGGCCCTGAGGGCCTGAGGCCCCTCACTCCAGCGCCGCCCCTGCCCCGTCGAGTGGCAGCTCGAGGATGGCGGTGGCGCCCTGGCCTGGCCCCTCGCTCTCCAGGGCGAGGCTTCCGCCCAGGGCCCTCGCGGCCAGCGCGCTGGAGTGAAGACCCAGCCCATGGCCGCCCTCGTGGGTGGTGAAGCCCTGGGAGAACAGCCGCTCGCGGTTCTCCGGGGCAATCCCCACGCCATTGTCCACCACCAGGACGCGCGCCCTGCGGCCCACGGCCTCGAGCCGCACGTGCACGCGCCGCTGCCCTTCGGGCAGTGCCTCCACGGCCTTCTTGGCGTTGCCGATGAGGTTGATGAGGATCTGCAGGACCTTGTGCTTGTCCAGACTCACCGGAGGAAGCGCGGCGAGCTCCTGGGTGGCACTGACGCCATGGCGCCGGAGCGCGGGCATGAGGATGCGCACGGCATCCTG
The sequence above is drawn from the Archangium gephyra genome and encodes:
- a CDS encoding endonuclease MutS2, whose amino-acid sequence is MTVQIAQRTLEDLGFADVLRALAHRCRTEPGRERALARPFLDTQEQVAEALELIAEARRLAQEQFSLPLGGVTDLRGALELASKGGMLEPRQLIASAQLLFAFVRTREALEERQHVVPRLAAISRRLPVLEQLAVRIDRSFEADGEISDRASPELREARDRVRGLHRRIKGWLEEKLHDENFLPKLRENYYTIRNGRYVVPVVSNYRGEVPGIVHNASQTGQTLFVEPEGLVGMGNDLAIAQSVVTEEERRILQELTNQLGRESAKVLEGIVAVAELDEVEAAAVLAGDLRAHTPEFSGVEDLTLLRLRHPRLVLRDTEVVPNDVEMKGEARALVVSGPNAGGKTVTLTAVGLCALMLRAGLPIPAGEGSKMPLYRSVHSTVGDAQDLSQGLSTFSAHVVMLRNIALSVGKNSLVLIDEIAADTDPREGAAIAIAVLEELLTKGAVVLVTTHLEELKALAHLDPRFLNARVGFDAKRMAPTYKLQLGAAGASSAIEVASRMGLPEHICARARDLAMNAGGALAKALAAAEEDRRKLQDELDRAKTAAEEAERLRAQLEEQKQQFERERKARLMRFNEEVAAASDQAATEVQELLKVLRAQSNEKAASEARAQLLQRAEEANQRAKAARAELFQVEAPPPAELRVGARVRHSGLNKDVEILELHGDQVLVAAGIMKMRVPVSELSGSRVPKPKESKFPERNKQVQQLQRAKAAAPEAVEATNYRCDVRGMRAEDALSEVESFLDRGMRSGEESALIIHGHGTGALRQAIRDYLAESPYIRMFRPGENHEGGDGVTVVALRA